One part of the Vitis riparia cultivar Riparia Gloire de Montpellier isolate 1030 chromosome 6, EGFV_Vit.rip_1.0, whole genome shotgun sequence genome encodes these proteins:
- the LOC117916348 gene encoding eukaryotic translation initiation factor 3 subunit G-like, translating into MSSSEKTKVEDLVMSFFRDPVTSPTMNLVMHITTKDDIWGSYIKEHPDAEKKLLPREEIRCIEIGESSKHKNLKSLDTSTGENKDMAASRNEEKVIRVSNLSEDTHEAGLHELFSRFRPPTRVYAAIDHKFGLSRGFGYVNSVNMEDAERAINKLSGFVYDSLILHVEWSPPRSLFDWDPNGNQGPTVP; encoded by the exons ATGAGCTCATCGGAGAAGACAAAAGTTGAAGATCTGGTGATGAGCTTCTTTAGGGATCCGGTGACATCACCAACGATGAACCTAGTGATGCATATCACGACCAAGGATGACATATGGGGCAGCTACATTAAGGAACATCCTGATGCTGAAAAGAAGCTGCTG CCACGAGAGGAAATTCGATGTATTGAGATAGGAGAGTCCAGCAAGCACAAGAACCTCAAATCCCTTGATACATCAACTGGTGAAAATAAAGACATGGCAGCGTCTAGGAATGAGGAAAAGGTCATCCGGGTCAGCAATCTCTCAGAGGACACTCATGAAGCTGGCTTGCATGAACTATTTAGCCGTTTTAGGCCACCAACCCGTGTTTATGCTGCCATTGACCACAAGTTTGGTTTGAGCAGAGGCTTTGGGTATGTCAATTCTGTCAACATGGAAGATGCTGAGAGAGCTATCAATAAGCTCAGTGGATTTGTTTATGACAGTCTCATCCTGCACGTTGAGTGGTCCCCACCAAGATCATTATTTGACTGGGATCCCAATGGCAATCAGGGCCCCACAGTGCCATAG
- the LOC117916845 gene encoding uncharacterized protein LOC117916845, translating into MSSVEEPLGLDKLPSLSSIDPQGFSCPDCRSGAEDMGMGSCWIEGGNRSSSNNSNMKMITYLNDWIVDSGASVHICGNIRAFNYFTPMEEGEHRMVLLGDLRPLPVIGKGQVVLKLASNNILVLNDVLYVPNISRNLISVSSLGKTGIRVLFDFDKIFLIKNNIFIGKGYCYNGVYRLE; encoded by the exons ATGTCAAGTGTGGAAGAGCCGCTTGGTCTTGACAAGTTGCCGAGCCTGAGTTCCATTGATCCCCAGGGGTTCTCCTGTCCTGATTGCAGGTCCGGAGCAGAGGATATGGGGATGGGAAGCTGCTGGATTGAAGGGGGAAATCGCAGCTCATCCAATAATTCCAA CATGAAGATGATCACTTATCTAAACGATTGGATAGTTGATTCCGGAGCTTCTGTACATATATGTGGCAATATAAGAGCATTCAACTACTTTACTCCAATGGAAGAAGGTGAGCATCGAATGGTATTGCTGGGAGATTTGAGGCCACTGCCTGTGATTGGTAAAGGGCAAGTCGTTCTTAAACTTGCCTCAAACAACATCCTTGTCCTGAATGATGTTCTTTATGTTCCAAACATAAGTCGCAATCTAATATCAGTTTCCTCATTAGGAAAAACAGGTATAAGGGTTTTGTTCGATTTTGACAaaatttttctcataaaaaataacatttttattggGAAAGGGTATTGTTACAATGGTGTTTATCGATTAGAgtga